In the Fusarium oxysporum f. sp. lycopersici 4287 chromosome 9, whole genome shotgun sequence genome, one interval contains:
- a CDS encoding xylulokinase, which produces MPFLARSNSPDQSSDFKPLYLGFDLSTQQLKALVVDSDLKVKGEAKVDFDKDFGHKYGIKKGVHVYEETGEVYAPVAMWLESVDLVLDRLAESMPVPLSHIRGISGSCQQHGSVYWNGNAYEILHHLDPRLPLVVQLPQALSHQWSPNWQDQSTQAECDAFDAALGGRQKLAEVTGSGAHHRFTGTQIMRLKKDLPDMYAKTAHISLVSSWLASVFLGAIAPMDVSDVCGMNLWDMSRQTYSEPLLELAAGSKRDALNLRKKLGEPCLDGAAVLGSISPYFVDRHGFHPDCQITPFTGDNPGTILALPLRPLDAIVSLGTSTTFLMNTPKYKPDGAYHFFNHPTTDGHYMFMLCYKNGGLARERVRDQLPKPENGPTGWENFNKAIENTPALGAAKEDDRRMLGLYFYLTEVVPNIRAGTWRYTCEPDGSDLQEVKGGWDKETDARVIVESQALSMRLRSQNLVESTRPGLPAQPRRIYLVGGGSLNPAIARVIGEVLGGSDGVYKLDVGGNACALGGAYKALWALERQPNETFDELIGKRWTEEGNIQRIDDGYREGTYQKYGNVLGAFEGLENKILTEQALESKDGRRRSQESA; this is translated from the exons ATGCCGTTCCTTGCTCGATCCAACTCCCCAGATCAGTCCTCGGACTTTAAGCCACTATACCTCGGCTTCGATCTGTCGACTCAACAGCTCAAAG CTCTGGTTGTCGACTCAGACCTCAAGGTCAAAGGTGAAGCCAAGGTCGACTTCGACAAGGACTTTGGCCACAAATATGGCATCAAGAAAGGTGTCCATGTCTACGAGGAGACAGGCGAGGTCTATGCGCCCGTTGCCATGTGGCTCGAGTCTGTAGATCTCGTCCTGGACCGATTGGCCGAGTCTATGCCTGTTCCTCTATCTCATATTCGCGGTATCAGCGGCTCTTGTCAGCAGCATGGCAGTGTCTACTGGAATGGCAATGCCTACGAGATTCTTCACCATCTTGATCCTCGTCTCCCTCTGGTTGTTCAGCTACCACAGGCCCTTTCGCACCAATGGTCGCCCAATTGGCAGGATCAGAGCACTCAGGCTGAATGTGACGCTTTTGATGCTGCTCTTGGCGGTCGCCAGAAGCTTGCTGAGGTGACAGGCAGCGGTGCTCACCAT CGATTTACTGGAACCCAGATTATGCGCCTTAAGAAGGACCTCCCAGACATGTACGCCAAGACGGCTCACATTTCCCTCGTCTCGTCATGGCTGGCATCCGTCTTCCTCGGCGCCATCGCCCCCATGGATGTCAGCGATGTCTGTGGTATGAACCTCTGGGACATGTCCCGCCAAACATACAGCGAAcctcttctcgagcttgCTGCTGGAAGCAAGCGTGATGCCCTCAACCTACGAAAGAAACTGGGTGAGCCTTGCCTCGATGGCGCTGCTGTTTTGGGCTCTATCTCTCCCTATTTCGTGGACCGTCACGGCTTCCACCCTGACTGCCAGATCACACCATTCACCGGCGATAACCCCGGAACCATTCTCGCCCTTCCCCTTCGACCTCTCGACGCCATCGTCTCTCTCGGTACTTCGACGACATTCCTTATGAACACACCAAAGTACAAGCCTGATGGCGCTTACCACTTCTTCAACCACCCCACAACCGATGGCCACTACATGTTTATGTTGTGCTACAAGAATGGAGGCCTAGCACGTGAGCGAGTGCGAGACCAACTtcccaagcctgagaacGGCCCTACCGGCTGGGAGAACTTCAATAAGGCCATCGAGAACACTCCTGCTCTGGGCGCTGCCAAGGAGGACGATAGGCGCATGCTTGGTCTATACTTCTACCTTACCGAAGTGGTACCCAACATCCGTGCAGGCACTTGGCGATACACATGCGAGCCAGATGGCTCTGACCTTCAGGAAGTCAAGGGAGGATGGGACAAGGAGACTGATGCTCGAGTGATTGTTGAGTCTCAGGCCCTGTCTATGCGTCTGCGCTCTCAGAACCTTGTTGAGAGCACTCGACCCGGCCTACCAGCTCAGCCCCGTCGTATCTACCTCGTTGGAGGTGGCTCTCTGAACCCAGCCATCGCCCGCGTCATTGGCGAGGTCCTCGGCGGCAGCGACGGTGTTTACAAGCTCGACGTTGGCGGTAATGCCTGCGCCCTTGGCGGAGCCTACAAGGCTCTCTGGGCTCTCGAGCGCCAGCCAAACGAGACATTCGACGAGCTCATTGGTAAGCGATGGACTGAGGAGGGTAACATCCAACGCATTGACGACGGTTACCGCGAGGGAACCTATCAGAAGTACGGCAACGTTCTCGGAGCCTTCGAAGGTCTGGAGAACAAGATCCTCACCGAGCAGGCTTTGGAGTCAAAGGACGGACGAAGACGGTCGCAGGAGAGTGCTTGA
- a CDS encoding separase, with product MASLQAKADAAKTALASTSTCTTATVVTLKELLLPDIETSYTASQANSRTASKTTTNSKAKRTAGSKTQTAKSISEQLSSKDRAALATHVINICIRSLNEAAKPTTPATPIKQQASQGDSKKTSGPRTLRRSLSAPLSPLQPRTLNRVATSPNIVAKAATHAATQSTGCLAAVECARVAFTCLRSITGPMQVAQTDFQLENGMSAFISKLLALGFQDQALKELRILKRRLDAGVNKSTKPISTEGQTAAQVILELLDYGDKIPDNLLSMVTGCQIQVLRWIAHSKKPAHIEAVLPLLEESHVSSPINLLVRSGAKNAKETQKAARQLASLSQTLLSLAPSVSSKEDAVATELRLSPSPTSAFKLQVLCFKIQLRWWKMAGHRGNVEDDILSPFSRCVRAYTRRQPPTNGPTYDLIAASFHALMDLVGPHKSQAKASFDSALTSIYQLLGVAAQTDRQNDAACHWFQKLKDILVPDGESAIRMFSISARLLAALLKQSKHDTKTQQLVQEVTESLEGSLSGNITDLNELLESLSLARRSAVGFLVSNSNGSEVKDDTLKLILEHLKTFITKFPRFGRRWLGAPPSRDASAKSVLQFDQRREVLMLSINQILDGALVVINGDIQADSITWKHMDEVLWDCNKLIDAVLDPTISRARTEQLSGYFAKISSLYFARYNQIRKDLGKSKQVNKEILQCLSRSIEIIQDRPMAQQEKAHMSTKLELFADLCKAANRSEDAIRTLRSICTNMIEEGALVNVTTALDSQPPSIAWSADDKAEILSRTLRSIAKLDHSWNDWAFFLPEGERAAVLEHLMQIVGDTAARAERLKLHDPSVQALLRIYTPDRFPIRRLRVLLQLLFQTIGEENEMEQISNLAGETIQQLDNKDYGDDGSLLRYLPHLRALQKSMSALAVTSAPLPVFALREAVVSWKSMTESCKSRNDVYERIDNPDGLLTHLQSASHFASLRGENSLQLEILELSTPLSKILAEPTYNNVILNHTLLASQHLNIGHFSEAKETLDETKKLLDQADGASRGLIAGFHLTQAEYYSGIGSIDEADSSLAAAKAIYNGSASSWALSKSQVNISLALSSFLDSVLALKRGRIQDALTCVKSSVRILSHDWSKIEATASRAASTSVMNVSTASLDSVKADAKLGQVIGPRFWALAFPLLRGLLHVSSVYAHLGMYQETIYYAESAQKIAESTGSSLYRAQVLAWTGSVYHRAGKLTKALDFGNEAFNELPEDISASRVQVACQLGGLFRDSGDEDKARELLQLAEETAQRLGDHRKVLSIQNEVKKTAPVAAKSRATAATRATRAATRTTRAKTAANPAPRTRKQEVIVKVQPSAAEVLKLPKDAYQASLMASVILSRALGFISQKDWASALSTLEDARELPKLFGTLSQEQVVTAISLIGHSTEQMIHDPVFSVIQDSTISFPAIAASDKTKASQGQTPPRKGRAGATERKNSKETSVPAFAEALRQAQELLLEAHASTLSTANSTMVHRISALLQNTVILLSATSTTQSRVLAGSGFATFSVDLARNVTWKREQSTLQHKETAKPGDIDSAHNSRRSSLGLTAEMAQFQNNYIDMVPHNWSVISVSLSDNHHDLCITKFRAGHSPFILRLPLERANSRDADSDIFNFENGKDEMMEIIRLANETSHSASRDFSVKGAKAAWWAEREALDDRLKDLLSTIETTWLGGFKGIFSQHERRSDLLARFQKSFQQILDSNLPSRKQGPSKKSAKTSKVALDPRVLDLFIGLGDPSDPDSDYDEALNDLLYFVVDILQFHGERNAYDEIDFDAMVVETYDALRGYYDAAKTGSERAEGAHTVLVLDKALHAFPWESMPCMEGLAISRVPSLACLRQLITESQPSASDDNSEDAPEGHYVSAEQGTYILNPSKDLVSTQSTFQPIMKGLGSWTGIVNRAPEEAEFEEALSSSEILLYFGHGSGAQYIRARTIRRLEKCRPATFLMGCSSASLTEAGEFESYGPVWNYMMAGCPAVVGTLWDVTDRDIDRFAGRSFEEWGLFPKGTFKENKRVKGKSRASSEDESESEEDGQVMNNVSLAEAVGRSREACKFRYLNAAAVVLYGIPVYIKHRGEE from the exons ATGGCTTCACTGCAGGCAAAGGCCGACGCGGCCAAGACAGCTCTagcctcaacatcaacatgcACGACTGCGACCGTCGTGACTCTTAAGGAACTACTGCTACCCGACATCGAGACTTCATACACAGCATCACAAGCCAATTCACGAACGGCCTCTAAGACAACGACAAACTCGAAGGCAAAACGAACCGCGGGCAGCAAAACTCAGACAGCAAAGTCTATCAGCGAGCAGCTTTCATCGAAAGACCGTGCAGCTCTGGCAACACATGTAATCAACATTTGCATCAGGTCTCTAAATGAAGCTGCGAAACCTACCACTCCTGCGACTCCGATTAAGCAACAAGCATCTCAGGGAGACTCCAAGAAAACCTCTGGTCCTCGAACGTTGCGGAGATCCCTATCCGCACCGTTATCACCGCTGCAGCCACGAACTTTGAATCGCGTAGCTACCTCGCCAAACATTGTCGCCAAAGCAGCAACACATGCGGCAACGCAGTCTACAGGATGTCTCGCTGCTGTCGAGTGCGCACGCGTGGCTTTCACCTGTCTACGATCTATTACGGGTCCAATGCAGGTGGCACAAACAGATTTCCAACTCGAGAATGGAATGTCAGCATTCATTAGCAAACTTCTGGCGCTTGGGTTTCAAGATCAGGCGTTAAAGGAGCTGAGGATTTTAAAGCGACGGCTCGATGCTGGAGTTAACAAGTCAACGAAACCGATCTCTACCGAAGGGCAAACAGCTGCTCAAGTCATTTTGGAGTTGCTCGACTATGGTGACAAGATTCCCGATAACTTGCTATCAATGGTTACAGGTTGTCAAATTCAAGTACTGCGATGGATTGCGCATTCCAAGAAACCAGCTCATATCGAGGCCGTGCTACCACTTCTCGAGGAATCTCATGTATCTTCCCCCATCAACCTCTTAGTGAGATCGGGGGCCAAAAACGCGAAGGAAACCCAAAAAGCAGCCCGACAACTAGCCTCACTATCCCAGACGCTTCTTTCACTAGCACCCAGTGTTTCTAGCAAGGAAGATGCAGTTGCGACAGAGTTGAGACTGAGTCCGTCTCCAACTTCAGCTTTCAAGCTGCAAGTGCTCTGTTTCAAGATTCAGCTTAGATGGTGGAAAATGGCTGGTCACCGTGGAAATGTTGAGGACGATATTCTTTCGCCGTTTTCTCGATGCGTTCGCGCATATACTCGACGACAGCCACCCACGAATGGACCAACATACGATTTGATTGCAGCATCCTTCCACGCGCTCATGGATCTAGTTGGGCCACATAAGTCCCAAGCCAAGGCTTCGTTCGACTCTGCCCTAACTTCCATTTACCAACTGCTTGGTGTCGCAGCTCAAACGGACCGCCAAAACGATGCAGCATGCCACTGGTTCCAGAAACTGAAGGATATACTAGTACCTGACGGGGAATCGGCTATTCGCATGTTTTCCATTTCGGCCCGCCTTCTCGCTGCACTGTTGAAACAATCCAAGCATGATACCAAGACGCAACAGCTGGTTCAAGAGGTTACAGAGAGCCTCGAAGGGAGTTTGAGTGGAAACATCACCGATCTTAATGAACTGCTAGAGAGTCTTTCACTCGCTCGACGGTCAGCTGTTGGTTTCCTCGTTAGCAACTCGAATGGTTCAGAAGTAAAGGATGACACGTTGAAGTTGATCCTGGAGCATCTGAAGACATTCATCACTAAGTTTCCACGGTTCGGCCGCCGTTGGCTAGGCGCTCCCCCCAGCAGAGACGCTTCAGCCAAATCCGTCCTCCAGTTCGACCAACGACGAGAGGTTTTGATGCTGTCGATCAATCAGATTCTCGATGGCGCGTTAGTGGTCATTAACGGCGATATCCAGGCTGACTCTATTACTTGGAAGCATATGGATGAGGTTCTCTGGGACTGCAACAAACTGATTGATGCTGTTCTCGATCCCACGATTTCAAGGGCACGAACGGAGCAGCTCAGTGGCTATTTTGCGAAAATATCCAGTCTGTATTTTGCCAGGTACAATCAAATACGCAAGGACCTCGGCAAGTCCAAACAAGTCAATAAGGAGATTCTGCAGTGTTTGAGTCGATCAATTGAGATTATTCAGGATCGGCCCATGGCCCAACAGGAGAAGGCTCATATGTCAACCAAGCTGGAGTTGTTTGCCGATCTCTGCAAGGCTGCAAACCGAAGTGAGGATGCAATCAGAACTCTCCGATCAATCTGTACCAACATGATTGAGGAGGGCGCCTTAGTCAATGTTACTACAGCACTGGATTCTCAACCTCCGAGCATTGCTTGGAGTGCTGATGATAAAGCAGAGATATTGTCCCGAACACTACGTTCAATTGCTAAGCTTGATCACTCATGGAACGACTGGGCATTCTTTCTGCCGGAGGGTGAGCGAGCTGCAGTACTCGAACACTTGATGCAAATCGTGGGAGACACTGCAGCTAGGGCAGAGCGGCTCAAACTACACGATCCATCAGTCCAGGCTCTTCTGCGAATCTACACACCCGACCGCTTCCCAATTCGGCGTCTTAGAGTTCTGCTCCAGCTGCTCTTCCAGACCATTGGTGAAGAAAACGAAATGGAGCAAATTTCCAACTTGGCTGGAGAAACAATCCAACAACTGGACAACAAAGACTATGGCGATGACGGTTCTCTGCTGCGTTATCTTCCACATCTCCGGGCATTACAGAAGTCAATGTCTGCATTGGCTGTCACTAGCGCTCCTCTCCCAGTGTTTGCCCTGAGAGAAGCCGTTGTCTCTTGGAAATCGATGACTGAATCATGCAAATCCAGAAACGATGTCTATGAGCGAATCGACAATCCTGATGGGCTTCTGACACACCTGCAATCTGCCAGCCACTTCGCCAGCCTTCGGGGTGAGAACAGTCTGCAGCTTGAGATCTTAGAGCTGTCAACACCTCTGTCCAAGATTCTGGCCGAACCGACCTATAACAACGTGATCCTTAATCATACACTTCTTGCATCACAACATCTCAATATCGGTCACTTCTCTGAGGCAAAAGAAACACTGGATGAGACAAAGAAGCTTTTGGACCAAGCCGACGGTGCCTCTCGTGGCCTGATTGCTGGGTTTCATTTGACACAAGCCGAGTATTACTCTGGCATTGGTAGCATCGATGAAGC CGATTCCTCATTGGCGGCTGCAAAGGCCATTTACAATGGATCTGCTTCATCGTGGGCATTGTCAAAATCACAAGTCAACATATCTCTAGCCCTCAGCTCGTTCCTAGACTCAGTTCTCGCGTTAAAGCGTGGTCGGATACAAGACGCGCTTACCTGCGTTAAATCAAGCGTTCGAATTCTTTCACACGATTGGTCCAAGATCGAAGCGACAGCATCCCGAGCAGCCAGCACGAGCGTTATGAACGTCTCAACAGCTAGTCTTGATAGTGTCAAGGCTGACGCCAAGCTTGGCCAGGTGATCGGTCCACGATTCTGGGCACTTGCTTTCCCCCTTTTGCGAGGTCTCCTGCACGTTTCTTCTGTCTATGCCCATCTTGGCATGTACCAGGAGACCATTTACTACGCAGAGTCGGCCCAAAAGATTGCTGAAAGCACAGGCTCATCACTCTATCGGGCACAGGTACTCGCTTGGACGGGTTCCGTCTACCACCGAGCTGGAAAGCTAACCAAGGCACTCGATTTCGGCAATGAGGCGTTCAACGAGTTACCGGAAGACATCTCAGCTTCTCGGGTACAGGTTGCTTGCCAACTTGGCGGCTTGTTTCGCGATAGCGGCGACGAAGACAAAGCTCGTGAACTACTTCAGCTTGCCGAGGAGACTGCGCAACGCCTTGGCGATCATAGAAAGGTGCTAAGCATCCAGAACGAGGTGAAGAAAACCGCTCCGGTTGCTGCCAAATCACGAGCAACAGCTGCTACACGTGCTACTCGAGCTGCCACCAGGACGACAAGGGCTAAGACTGCTGCAAATCCTGCACCACGAACCCGAAAGCAGGAGGTCATTGTCAAGGTTCAGCCATCTGCTGCAGAGGTGCTAAAGCTACCAAAAGATGCATACCAGGCTTCTCTTATGGCATCGGTCATCCTGTCACGGGCTTTAGGTTTCATCAGTCAGAAGGATTGGGCTTCTGCTTTATCAACTTTGGAGGATGCCAGAGAGTTGCCAAAGCTCTTCGGGACTCTATCTCAGGAACAAGTCGTGACTGCAATCTCTCTTATCGGTCATAGCACAGAGCAGATGATTCACGACCCTGTATTCTCCGTCATCCAAGACTCGACCATTTCGTTCCCTGCTATTGCTGCTTCTGACAAGACGAAGGCTTCGCAGGGCCAGACGCCTCCACGTAAAGGACGCGCAGGAGCCACTGAGCGAAAGAACTCCAAGGAAACCAGTGTTCCTGCATTCGCTGAAGCATTGAGACAAGCACAAGAACTACTTCTCGAAGCTCATGCTTCAACCCTGTCAACAGCTAATAGCACTATGGTTCATCGCATTTCGGCTTTGCTACAGAATACAGTCATTCTTCTGTCGGCTACGTCTACGACACAATCTAGGGTCCTTGCTGGCTCGGGGTTTGCAACTTTCTCTGTAGACTTGGCTCGTAACGTCACTTGGAAGCGCGAGCAAAGCACTCTCCAACACAAAGAGACCGCTAAACCAGGCGACATTGACTCTGCTCATAATTCAAGACGGTCTAGCCTTGGACTCACAGCAGAGATGGCCCAGTTTCAAAACAACTATATCGACATGGTACCTCACAACTGGAGTGTGATTTCCGTCTCCCTCAGCGACAACCACCATGATTTGTGTATCACTAAATTCCGGGCTGGTCACAGTCCATTTATTCTCCGACTACCTCTTGAACGTGCCAATTCTCGAGATGCTGACTCGGATATCTTTAACTTCGAGAACGGAAAGGAcgagatgatggagattATTCGGCTCGCTAACGAGACGAGCCACTCTGCCAGTCGAGACTTCAGTGTCAAGGGTGCGAAAGCCGCTTGGTGGGCTGAGCGAGAGGCTTTGGATGATCGGCTTAAGGATCTTCTGAGCACTATCGAGACAACTTGGTTAGGTGGTTTCAAGGGTATCTTTTCTCAGCACGAACGCCGATCGGACCTCCTTGCACGTTTCCAGAAGAGCTTCCAACAGATACTCGACAGTAATCTGCCTTCTCGAAAACAAGGACCGAGCAAGAAGTCGGCAAAGACATCCAAAGTGGCCCTTGACCCACGAGTCCTTGACCTTTTCATCGGTTTGGGTGATCCCAGTGATCCAGACAGTGATTATGACGAGGCTCTTAATGACCTGCTCTATTTTGTTGTTGACATTCTCCAATTCCACGGAGAACGCAACGCTTATGACGAAATTGACTTTGACGCTATGGTGGTCGAGACTTATGACGCCCTGCGCGGCTACTACGACGCGGCTAAGACGGGATCTGAGCGAGCAGAAGGGGCTCACACCGTTTTGGTTCTTGACAAGGCCCTCCATGCTTTTCCCTGGGAGTCGATGCCTTGTATGGAAGGACTTGCAATTTCGCGTGTACCTTCATTGGCTTGCTTGAGGCAACTTATTACGGAATCGCAACCATCAGCGAGCGATGATAATTCTGAAGACGCACCAGAGGGCCACTACGTGTCTGCCGAGCAAGGTACCTACATCTTGAACCCCTCGAAAGACCTGGTCAGCACACAGTCTACCTTCCAGCCGATTATGAAAGGCCTCGGCAGCTGGACAGGCATTGTTAACCGCGCtcctgaagaagctgagtttgaagaagctttGTCAAGCTCTGAGATTCTCCTCTACTTTGGACACGGAAGCGGCGCGCAGTATATTCGAGCACGCACAATTCGTCGTCTAGAAAAATGCAGGCCAGCCACTTTCTTGATGGGCTGCAGCTCTGCGTCGCTAACAGAAGCCGGAGAGTTTGAGTCCTACGGCCCTGTGTGGAACTACATGATGGCTGGATGTCCAGCTGTGGTGGGTACACTATGGGACGTGACGGATAGGGACATTGATCGGTTCGCGGGCCGATCGTTTGAGGAATGGGGGCTGTTCCCCAAGGGCACGTTCAAGGAGAATAAGCGAGTCAAGGGCAAGAGTCGGGCCTCGAGCGAGGACGAGAGTGAGTCGGAGGAAGACGGTCAAGTAATGAACAACGTGTCACTGGCCGAGGCGGTTGGGCGGTCCAGGGAGGCGTGCAAGTTCCGGTATCTCAACGCCGCGGCGGTGGTACTGTATGGCATCCCGGTGTACATCAAGCACAGAGGGGAAGAGTGA
- a CDS encoding rab family, other: MADSANAPKPSSSVKLVLLGEAAVGKSSLVLRFVNNDFQENKEPTIGAAFLTQKCNLPTRTIKFEIWDTAGQERFASLAPMYYRNAQAALVVYDLTKPTSLIKAKHWVAELQRQASPGIVIALVGNKLDLTGDSGAAADGEDGEEGDDSGDARKVPTEEAQAYAEEEGLLFFETSAKSGHNVTEVFTAIANAIPETSLKSARGAGASNATSRAGEEQRVNLGGPKDVGAKDSCAC, translated from the exons ATGGCCGACTCTGCCAACGCCCCGAAGCCCAGCAGCAGCGTCAAGCTGGTGCTTCTCGGTGAAGCCGCCGTCGGAAAG TCGTCTCTCGTTTTGCGCTTCGTTAACAACGACTTCCAAGAAAACAAGGAACCCACTATTGGTG CCGCCTTCTTGACCCAAAAATGCAACCTTCCCACAAGGACAATCAAGTTTGAGATTTGGGATACCGCCGGCCAGGAGCGCTTCGCCTCACTGGCTCCAATGTACTACCGAAATGCTCAGGCCGCTCTCGTCGTTTATGATCTCACCAAACCTACATCTCtgatcaaggccaagcacTGGGTTGCAGAGTTGCAGCGACAAGCATCTCCCGGCATCGTTATCGCACTGGTTGGCAACAAGCTGGATCTTACGGGTGACTCtggcgctgctgctgatggtgaagatggtgaggAAGGGGACGACTCTGGCGACGCACGCAAGGTTCCAACAGAAGAGGCTCAGGCATACGCGGAAGAGGAGGGATTACTATTCTTTGAGACCAGTGCCAAGAGCGGACATAACGTTACCGAGGTTTTCACTGCCATCGCAAACGCCATACCCGAGACGTCATTGAAGAGTGCCAGAGGAGCTGGCGCATCGAATGCTACCAGCCGGGCAGGCGAGGAGCAAAGAGTGAATCTCGGTGGTCCCAAGGATGTTGGTGCTAAGGACAGCTGTGCTTGCTAG
- a CDS encoding phosphatidylinositol 4-kinase (At least one base has a quality score < 10), producing the protein MSWDLLQRFLESDVFNSNPFLPVSYLSRYADHVGIHYVLCQKLRQFPYEDIEFFLPQLCHLIISVHNESMALEEFLMDLCEESVTAALLTFWLFQTYLHDLSSNPQSDSFQTCRRVYNKVQHIVFGLADTARHEKITENVLPVTVLSSFVLASIALPMFPQWAGPLAVAQARKPQPITNETQEPKENPKPTRARTVTVGNSRSRRARDNGRTFSAPDPKGSRDSSPKPARSPRPPSVIIPPQRSKTPVGMTRPSALELRSLEAKLSTSSLPLPSAQPTTRPTTPNSAGNAQRPVDNATRRHSHHAKAVLTVTNTILDGPGRHLEPISTGPQTRSNERIGSRIGFNITGLTC; encoded by the exons ATGTCGTGGGACTTGCTTCAGAGGTTCCTCGAGTCCGACGTCTTCAACTCCAACCCCTTTCTCCCCGTCTCATACCTCTC CCGATATGCCGACCACGTGGGGATTCACTATGTTCTCTGCCAGAAGCTCCGCCAGTTTCCCTACGAGGATATTGAGTTCTTTCTACCGCAATTATGTCACCTCATAATCAGCGTGCATAATGAGTCAATGGCTTTGGAAGAGTTTTTGATGGACTTGTGCGAAGAATCCGTCACAGCAGCGCTGCTG ACCTTCTGGCTCTTTCAAACATATCTTCACGATCTCTCCTCGAATCCGCAATCCGACTCGTTTCAGACATGTCGCCGTGTCTACAACAAGGTTCAGCACATTGTGTTTGGACTTGCTGATACCGCTCGTCATGAGAAGATCACGGAAAACGTCCTACCAGTCACGGTTCTTTCTAGTTTTGTCCTTGCCAGTATTGCGCTGCCCATGTTCCCCCAGTGGGCTGGCCCTCTCGCAGTCGCCCAAGCTCGCAAGCCTCAACCCATCACCAATGAAACGCAGGAACCGAAGGAGAACCCCAAGCCCACGAGGGCTCGCACAGTTACCGTCGGAAACTCGCGATCGCGGCGTGCCCGAGATAATGGACGGACCTTTAGTGCACCAGATCCTAAAGGGTCAAGAGACTCTTCACCCAAGCCTGCGCGCAGTCCTCGACCGCCTTCGGTGATTATTCCGCCGCAAAGGTCTAAGACACCAGTTGGGATGACTCGGCCATCCGCTCTTGAGCTGAGATCACTGGAAGCTAAGCTCAGCACGTCATCTCTTCCACTGCCATCAGCTCAACCTACTACCAGACCGACGACCCCAAACTCAGCAGGTAATGCGCAGCGCCCGGTCGACAACGCAACCCGACGGCATTCGCACCACGCAAAAGCAGTCCTTACT GTCACAAACACAATTCTTGACGGCCCTGGAAGGCATCTCGAACCGATTAGTACTGGTCCCCAAACCCGCTCGAATGAGCGCATTGGGAGCCGAATTGGCTTTAATATCACAGGACTTACCTGCTGA
- a CDS encoding hypothetical protein (At least one base has a quality score < 10) — MSTDDSYAPKSPDLSSFYSSGPTQEELHHPQPDSHFSPGYEYKAESPTYARSASFSSYVPPSLNFNNNGGTYDSKYRPQVDYEQASSQLRSTRPEYQSYRSRHSSIQDPYVYSSPDKRPSSGNGFEDTFASPHTQSQHHTPARPAPYGQAYPEQTPLSSAAAYDISYAPPVGTGTVERASTFGAIPFDTDMPPRKAAPPAAPAIDPSPVRTKFPTARIKRIMQADEEVGKVAQQTPIAVGKALELFMIQLVTKSADVAREKGSKRVTAPMLKHVVEADEQWDFLRDIVSRVENEKEGSRSKAKQESSSDEEIEEPKKRTRGGRRKKAQ; from the coding sequence atgTCGACTGACGACAGCTATGCCCCAAAGTCTCCGGacctctcttctttttattcAAGTGGCCCCACTCAAGAAGAGCTCCATCATCCACAGCCTGACAGTCACTTTAGCCCGGGATACGAATATAAAGCAGAGTCCCCAACCTACGCCAGATCtgcttccttttcttcttatGTTCCACCATCCTTAAATTTTAACAACAACGGCGGTACATATGATTCTAAGTACCGGCCACAAGTCGACTACGAGCAAGCATCTTCACAACTAAGATCTACAAGACCGGAATATCAATCTTACCGGTCGCGACATTCTTCAATCCAAGACCCCTACGTCTATTCTTCGCCAGACAAACGCCCGTCTTCTGGTAACGGATTCGAGGATACCTTTGCCTCTCCACACACACAGTCACAACACCACACTCCGGCGCGACCTGCGCCGTACGGCCAAGCCTATCCAGAGCAAACTCCGCTTTCCAGCGCGGCTGCGTACGACATATCCTACGCACCACCAGTGGGAACTGGCACAGTAGAACGCGCTTCGACATTCGGTGCTATACCTTTTGACACAGATATGCCTCCACGCAAAGCCGCGCCGCCTGCAGCGCCCGCTATTGACCCATCCCCCGTTCGAACCAAGTTTCCAACTGCCAGGATTAAACGAATTATGcaggctgatgaggaagTTGGAAAGGTTGCACAGCAGACCCCGATCGCTGTGGGCAAGGCTCTTGAACTTTTCATGATTCAACTCGTCACAAAAAGCGCCGACGTGGCCAGGGAGAAGGGTTCCAAGAGAGTCACAGCACCAATGCTCAAACATGTAGTCGAGGCCGATGAGCAATGGGATTTCCTTCGTGACATTGTCAGTCGCGTCGAGAACGAGAAGGAGGGTAGTAGATCAAAGGCCAAGCAGGAGAGTTCAAgtgatgaggagattgaagagcccaagaagagaaCACGCGGCGGCAGAAGAAAGAAGGCACAATGA